From the genome of Psychroserpens ponticola, one region includes:
- a CDS encoding T9SS sorting signal type C domain-containing protein: MIKKLLLILLLIITPISALAQDPDDDCGAATVPLALIPGGTYSTGLQSTLGHGNDYSNAIMCIGGSPAYGAQEDAVYLINVTVAGNYTFEFTNAGNNWKSLSVHSACAPTNGNCVGAFYTNASNTGTAATGAPLVVNLPVGSYYIVIDAASIGDPYAEYVLEITSPIANDDPCGAISLTVNPDYSCTNTSPGTVENATDSGIGPAACGGTEDDDVWFSFVATGTSHTVDLINVAGSTIDLYHALYGGFIAPDCSVAVGDNFGCSDFNSSILTGLTSGETYFIQVFTWTGTTGQDTTFDICIGTPPPPPSNDNPCNAEVLSVNTPCSYSTFTTDSATATGGVPNPGCASYNGGDVWFSATVPAGGSIIIDTNDIDFTDSGMALYQGPCNSLTFIECDDDGSANANMSSISASGLTPGSTVFIRVWVYGNNNISGNFGICVSEPPPPPTNTDCASADDMTCGQSISATTNGVTGSSAHGSGCTMSDYGVWYHFVGDGNITTIDVTPSGGYDTELAVMQGSCGSLTNIDCDDAFGTDSYTFTTTNLTDYYVYVAHYGSGSTTTGDFTISLTCTPPNCTVGPGTGTSSLGLPNLMALDTNGNNPTTTSCGAVATVDIEATYLQLGDPSAYNVASIPYNPPYQFDCLANQFSTFNDDTWSPVVPMNFDFCFYDNAAINAFSQLQVTANGVISFDSFTPGDNCGYINDWNVPNAINSDGIYGTEFYGRSIYGVHHDIDPSQGGEVGYETITLDTGERAFIMSWHDIPMFSDNSILYTGMMVLYEHSNVIDVYIEEKNIDDNDVLPWNDGNATVAIQNDASTGLAAPNRNSLNNNWNATQEAWRFTPSGGGLGSISNLTWYEGSATANGNTTTGLTSIGSTDVIAVAPTSDTTYTAEIIYTFCDGTTLSRFEEILVQISSTKIWNGSVNTDWFVNANWTPSGFPTAADCVIIPVTANDPIISDDTHGDGLNLTIYADATLTLKTNSSGNNFASSLTIQDYIDIQGVGINAGNLIVEDDASLIQVFDISTPTTLPTAINTGNIELYRNTADIRPTDYVYWSSPIESHDVSTIYGANTPSYIYEWVPTTGTVGNGPGPDFVPICYGYWNPLPSGGAMNAGKGYIVRAPTNQPAGLNPATSLFTGVPNNGVITEPIFSGENTSLTSYFYNPYGVDLIEVTRFDDNWNLLGNPYPSALDALSFLTHPDNALIEGAVHIWTHGIQIGNNGDSFYDDFAYTYSVNDYTTFNHSGTNVYNDQSFGGKIASGQGFFVLALNDDEDGSNTVTFNNSMRDRSHSNTVFYRTTNEDEATSSIERNRIWLNLIDQNESTSSIMVGYIEGATQEKDRLFDAFTREVNELNIYSKIGNQRMIIQGRALPFNENDQIPLGTVIPSAGEYTIAISNVDGLFLNDNQPIYLEDTLTGIIHDLRAAPYTFSESEAIDYEHRFILRYTNEALSINELEYETDLTIIAPKGDFIKVYSERSMIESVIVYDLLGRILFDVNSINETTFILNNHNLSSGAYIVKATLTNGQTKAQKIVLKD, encoded by the coding sequence ATGATTAAAAAATTACTCCTCATTCTGCTATTAATAATTACACCAATATCTGCTCTTGCGCAAGATCCTGATGATGATTGTGGAGCAGCAACCGTTCCATTGGCACTGATACCAGGAGGAACTTATAGCACAGGACTTCAATCAACCTTAGGTCATGGTAATGATTATTCTAATGCCATAATGTGCATTGGAGGTTCTCCAGCTTATGGTGCCCAAGAAGATGCCGTCTATTTAATAAATGTAACCGTTGCAGGAAATTATACTTTTGAATTCACCAATGCAGGAAACAATTGGAAATCACTCTCTGTGCATTCAGCATGTGCTCCTACGAATGGAAATTGTGTAGGTGCATTTTATACAAACGCATCAAATACTGGTACAGCAGCTACTGGTGCTCCGCTAGTCGTAAACTTGCCAGTTGGATCGTATTATATCGTTATTGATGCAGCTTCAATTGGAGATCCTTACGCAGAGTACGTTTTAGAAATCACATCACCTATTGCCAATGATGATCCCTGTGGTGCAATAAGCCTAACCGTTAATCCAGACTACTCCTGTACTAACACAAGTCCTGGAACTGTAGAAAATGCAACAGATTCTGGCATAGGTCCAGCTGCCTGTGGTGGCACAGAAGATGATGATGTTTGGTTTAGTTTTGTAGCGACAGGAACCTCTCACACTGTAGACTTAATAAATGTGGCTGGTAGTACAATAGATTTATACCACGCACTTTATGGAGGTTTTATTGCTCCAGATTGTTCAGTTGCTGTTGGAGATAATTTTGGTTGTTCAGATTTTAATTCGAGTATATTAACAGGTTTAACATCAGGAGAAACTTATTTTATTCAAGTGTTTACATGGACAGGAACTACAGGTCAAGATACAACGTTTGACATTTGTATTGGTACACCTCCTCCACCTCCATCTAATGATAATCCTTGTAATGCAGAAGTATTAAGTGTCAATACACCTTGTTCATATTCAACGTTCACTACAGATAGTGCCACTGCAACAGGTGGTGTGCCAAATCCTGGTTGTGCCTCTTACAATGGTGGCGATGTTTGGTTTAGTGCTACAGTTCCTGCAGGAGGTTCAATCATTATAGATACCAATGATATCGATTTTACAGATAGTGGTATGGCACTTTATCAAGGCCCTTGTAATTCACTTACATTTATTGAATGTGATGATGATGGCAGTGCAAATGCTAATATGTCTTCAATTTCAGCATCTGGCTTAACACCAGGCAGTACTGTATTTATTCGGGTTTGGGTCTATGGCAATAATAATATCTCAGGGAATTTTGGCATTTGCGTGTCAGAACCACCACCACCACCAACAAATACAGATTGTGCTTCTGCAGATGATATGACGTGCGGACAATCAATATCTGCAACAACAAATGGAGTTACTGGAAGTTCAGCTCATGGTTCAGGATGTACAATGAGTGATTATGGTGTATGGTATCACTTTGTTGGTGATGGAAATATAACGACCATAGATGTAACACCAAGTGGTGGATATGATACCGAATTAGCTGTAATGCAAGGCAGTTGTGGATCACTAACAAATATTGATTGTGATGATGCATTTGGAACTGATTCTTACACATTTACAACAACGAATTTAACGGATTACTATGTATATGTCGCACATTATGGTTCAGGAAGCACGACAACTGGAGACTTCACCATTAGTTTAACGTGTACACCTCCTAACTGTACTGTAGGACCAGGAACAGGAACGTCATCTCTTGGATTACCAAATTTAATGGCTTTAGATACCAATGGTAATAATCCTACAACGACTTCGTGTGGTGCAGTAGCCACTGTAGATATTGAAGCTACTTATTTACAATTAGGTGATCCTAGTGCTTATAATGTTGCTTCAATTCCGTACAATCCTCCATATCAGTTTGATTGTTTAGCAAATCAATTTTCTACGTTTAATGATGATACTTGGTCTCCAGTAGTCCCAATGAATTTCGATTTTTGTTTTTATGACAATGCTGCAATAAATGCCTTTTCACAATTACAAGTTACTGCAAACGGTGTTATCTCTTTTGATAGCTTTACACCTGGAGATAATTGTGGCTACATAAATGATTGGAATGTACCTAACGCTATAAATTCTGATGGAATTTATGGAACAGAATTTTATGGTCGTTCAATTTATGGTGTGCATCACGATATTGACCCAAGTCAAGGCGGAGAAGTTGGTTATGAAACCATTACTTTAGATACTGGTGAGAGAGCTTTTATCATGTCGTGGCATGACATTCCTATGTTTTCAGACAATAGTATACTTTATACAGGTATGATGGTTTTATATGAACATAGCAATGTGATAGATGTCTATATTGAAGAAAAAAACATTGATGATAATGATGTATTACCATGGAATGATGGTAATGCTACTGTAGCCATTCAAAATGATGCCTCTACAGGTTTGGCAGCTCCTAATAGAAATAGTTTAAACAATAACTGGAACGCAACTCAAGAAGCTTGGCGATTCACACCTTCTGGTGGTGGATTAGGTTCCATTTCAAATTTAACCTGGTATGAAGGTTCTGCAACTGCAAATGGAAATACCACAACTGGATTAACTTCAATTGGAAGTACAGATGTTATTGCTGTTGCTCCAACGTCAGACACAACATATACTGCAGAAATAATTTATACGTTTTGTGATGGCACAACATTATCAAGATTTGAAGAAATTTTAGTTCAAATATCAAGTACTAAAATTTGGAATGGATCAGTAAATACAGATTGGTTTGTAAATGCGAATTGGACGCCATCTGGATTTCCAACAGCAGCAGATTGTGTGATTATTCCTGTTACAGCTAATGATCCAATCATAAGCGATGACACGCATGGAGACGGTTTAAATTTAACGATTTATGCAGATGCTACTTTAACGTTAAAAACCAATTCAAGTGGAAACAACTTTGCGTCGTCACTAACCATTCAAGATTATATTGATATTCAAGGTGTTGGCATAAATGCTGGTAATTTAATTGTGGAAGATGATGCGAGCTTAATTCAAGTTTTTGACATTTCAACACCAACAACACTACCAACAGCAATAAATACTGGAAACATAGAGTTATATCGAAATACAGCCGATATTAGACCAACAGATTATGTGTATTGGTCCTCTCCAATAGAGAGTCATGATGTATCAACCATTTATGGAGCCAATACACCAAGTTATATCTATGAATGGGTTCCTACTACAGGAACCGTTGGCAATGGTCCTGGACCAGATTTTGTTCCTATTTGTTATGGATATTGGAATCCATTACCTTCAGGTGGTGCCATGAATGCAGGTAAAGGATACATTGTAAGAGCTCCTACAAATCAACCTGCAGGACTTAATCCTGCAACGTCTCTGTTTACAGGAGTTCCAAATAATGGTGTAATTACTGAGCCCATATTTAGTGGAGAAAATACGAGTTTAACGTCATATTTCTATAACCCTTATGGTGTTGATTTGATAGAAGTTACGCGTTTTGATGATAACTGGAACCTTCTCGGAAATCCTTATCCATCCGCTTTAGATGCGTTATCATTTTTAACACATCCAGACAATGCTTTAATTGAAGGTGCTGTGCATATTTGGACGCACGGAATTCAAATTGGAAATAATGGAGATTCGTTTTATGATGATTTTGCATACACCTATAGTGTTAATGATTATACCACTTTTAATCATTCTGGTACTAATGTTTATAACGATCAATCGTTTGGTGGAAAAATCGCATCAGGACAAGGCTTTTTTGTACTGGCTCTAAATGATGACGAAGATGGAAGTAATACTGTAACTTTTAATAACAGTATGCGTGATAGATCACATAGTAATACTGTCTTTTATAGAACCACAAATGAAGATGAAGCAACTTCTTCTATAGAGCGCAATCGAATTTGGCTTAATTTAATAGATCAAAACGAATCAACATCGAGTATTATGGTCGGTTATATTGAAGGCGCTACCCAAGAAAAAGATAGATTATTTGATGCCTTTACTAGAGAAGTTAATGAACTAAATATCTATTCAAAAATTGGAAATCAACGTATGATTATTCAAGGTCGTGCCTTACCTTTTAATGAAAACGATCAAATCCCATTAGGAACTGTTATTCCTTCCGCTGGAGAATATACCATTGCTATAAGTAATGTAGATGGTTTGTTTTTAAACGACAATCAACCCATCTATTTAGAAGACACATTAACTGGAATAATTCACGATTTAAGAGCAGCACCTTATACGTTTTCAGAAAGTGAAGCTATCGATTATGAGCATCGTTTTATATTAAGATATACAAATGAAGCGCTTAGTATTAACGAATTAGAATATGAAACTGATTTAACTATAATCGCACCAAAAGGTGATTTTATTAAAGTGTATTCTGAGCGAAGCATGATAGAATCTGTGATTGTATATGACCTATTAGGAAGAATATTATTTGATGTGAATTCGATTAATGAAACGACATTCATTTTAAATAATCACAACTTATCTTCTGGTGCATATATCGTAAAAGCAACATTAACTAATGGACAAACAAAAGCCCAAAAAATAGTTTTAAAAGATTAA
- a CDS encoding T9SS sorting signal type C domain-containing protein, whose amino-acid sequence MIRKILFFCLLTITTQLSLAQAPGPVAASATPLTLIPGGTVGTGLQSTSGLGTNYDGTTLCGGIAPFYGIGEDGIYSINVIFPGNHDFTFTNQGNNWKALTVHSDPSITAGNCLGGINVTGTVVAATFSTYLAAGTYYIRIDAAPFNIVNYADFELQVTAPVANSDCINALELNSNINCDFKTFSNNGSSDSGVGDPTCGSYDTVGGTTGDVWFYYEVNSTGEFTIETTSGTMTDSAAAVYSGTCGALVLESCNDDGGPGNNALITLSGRTIGEILYIRVWDFYDGEGTFDICITTPVPVGTHGVVLDCAGDDSLEMSSDIGLTCGAVAGTTSLGNTISGNLNSATDPVTFQLEASLDSGDPCGFEIAPDTANYQAINFTVTQTGTYIFEFDVPTPYFDAQGYILVNDVNYNPGSCTSTYVDGDDDSSLAGLYPLMTVDLVAGTNYTLITTLYGLGATTHTGPYSWSVSFPISTPEPDWYDSAIGGTLLGSGDGFNPVGVAGSGLPDTDTPGVYSFWVECPTYPGTRDQIDYVIGNVWNGSTSSNWTNASNWSKGNVPTDSECVCIAAGTPNDPVLLDNDNGDGLSLTVKTGASLTLTSDTDGLGLASSLTIQDNIDVQGTGVLTVQDGASLIQVFDTDQPTYALQPKGSNTGNISLRRIADVSRTDYVYWSSPVQGFDVADVYGANTPLSYIFEWIPTIDTGFFGPPTDSAPICFGEWNNNSNLTMSPGKGYAVRGPNDHDNVASQNETVTFNGVPNNGVIKMPILSGSNPSANSPYLNTITNNYGLTVTSSDDNWNLIGNPYPSALDATAFLSHPDNAILEGSVHIWTHSTQIGNNGQSFYTQFGSSYDASDYISFNFSGPSYPDTSFSGDIASGQGFFVMALNDDESGNVTFNNSMRSRTQSNTDFYRMSGENPNITDSNAIERHRIWLDLIDPNNASSNILVGYIEGATQEKDRLYDAYAREANSLSLYSKIGNERMLIQGRALPFNVNDQIPLGTVLPQAGEYTIAINKVDGLFLDESQDIYLEDTVAGIIHDLRAAPYTFTATESTNYDDRFILQYKNSALSITDFDLNTVSIVAPKGDYIKINSDTSPIDAVIVYDLLGRTLINATAINTSEFVIHNHNLTSGAYIVNVTLSNGLSKTQKVVLKD is encoded by the coding sequence ATGATAAGAAAAATACTTTTCTTTTGCCTCTTAACAATCACCACTCAATTATCTTTAGCGCAAGCACCTGGACCTGTTGCTGCATCAGCAACGCCTTTAACACTTATACCAGGTGGAACTGTCGGAACTGGCTTACAATCCACTTCTGGTTTAGGCACAAATTATGATGGTACAACATTATGTGGTGGAATTGCACCATTTTATGGTATTGGTGAAGATGGTATCTATTCTATAAATGTAATATTCCCTGGAAATCACGATTTCACATTTACGAATCAAGGAAATAACTGGAAAGCATTAACGGTACATTCGGATCCTTCCATTACAGCTGGAAATTGTTTAGGTGGAATTAATGTTACTGGAACCGTTGTTGCGGCAACATTTAGCACATATTTAGCTGCTGGAACATACTATATTCGTATTGATGCAGCACCATTTAATATTGTTAATTATGCAGATTTTGAATTACAAGTAACAGCTCCTGTAGCAAACAGCGATTGTATAAATGCGTTAGAATTAAACTCTAATATTAATTGCGATTTTAAAACATTTTCTAATAACGGATCGTCAGATTCTGGAGTTGGAGATCCTACTTGTGGAAGTTATGATACAGTAGGAGGAACTACTGGAGATGTTTGGTTTTATTATGAAGTGAATTCTACTGGTGAATTTACAATAGAAACAACATCTGGAACCATGACTGATAGCGCTGCAGCTGTCTATTCTGGAACTTGTGGTGCATTGGTATTAGAAAGCTGTAATGATGATGGTGGACCAGGAAATAATGCTTTAATAACCCTTTCTGGAAGAACAATTGGAGAGATTTTATACATTAGAGTTTGGGACTTTTACGATGGTGAAGGCACATTTGATATTTGTATTACAACTCCTGTTCCTGTAGGTACTCATGGTGTCGTATTAGATTGTGCTGGTGATGATTCTTTGGAAATGTCTTCTGATATAGGACTAACATGTGGCGCTGTTGCTGGTACTACAAGTTTAGGAAATACCATTTCTGGAAATCTCAACTCAGCAACAGATCCTGTAACGTTTCAACTTGAAGCTTCATTAGATAGTGGTGATCCTTGTGGATTTGAAATTGCTCCAGATACAGCGAATTACCAAGCTATTAATTTCACAGTGACCCAAACTGGTACTTATATTTTTGAATTTGATGTGCCAACACCGTATTTTGATGCTCAAGGCTATATTCTTGTTAACGATGTAAATTACAATCCTGGCTCTTGTACCTCAACTTATGTTGATGGAGATGATGATAGTTCTCTAGCTGGTCTTTACCCATTAATGACTGTAGATCTTGTTGCTGGCACAAATTATACTTTAATTACAACTCTATATGGCCTTGGTGCTACAACACATACTGGACCTTACAGTTGGTCTGTTAGTTTTCCTATTTCAACGCCTGAACCTGATTGGTATGATTCAGCAATTGGTGGTACATTATTAGGATCTGGAGATGGCTTTAATCCTGTTGGTGTGGCTGGCTCTGGTCTTCCAGATACAGATACTCCAGGCGTGTATTCTTTTTGGGTTGAATGTCCTACTTATCCTGGAACTAGAGATCAAATAGATTATGTTATTGGTAATGTTTGGAATGGCTCTACATCTAGTAATTGGACCAATGCGTCTAACTGGTCTAAAGGTAATGTACCAACAGATTCTGAATGTGTATGCATTGCAGCAGGCACACCTAATGATCCCGTTTTATTAGATAACGATAATGGAGATGGTTTAAGCTTAACTGTAAAAACAGGTGCTTCTTTAACCTTAACTTCTGATACTGACGGACTTGGCTTAGCATCTTCTTTAACCATTCAAGATAATATTGATGTTCAAGGTACAGGTGTTTTAACGGTTCAAGATGGTGCTAGTCTAATACAAGTATTTGATACAGATCAACCAACGTATGCCTTGCAACCAAAAGGATCAAATACTGGTAATATATCACTTCGTAGAATAGCTGATGTGAGTCGAACAGATTATGTATACTGGTCTAGCCCTGTACAAGGTTTTGATGTCGCTGATGTTTATGGTGCGAACACGCCTTTAAGTTATATTTTTGAATGGATTCCAACTATTGATACAGGCTTTTTTGGACCTCCTACTGATAGTGCACCTATTTGCTTCGGAGAATGGAATAACAATAGTAATTTAACAATGAGTCCTGGTAAAGGGTATGCTGTTAGAGGACCAAATGACCACGATAATGTCGCTTCTCAAAATGAAACCGTTACATTTAATGGTGTGCCAAATAATGGTGTTATTAAAATGCCTATACTTAGTGGTTCAAATCCTTCTGCTAATAGTCCTTATTTAAATACGATTACAAATAATTATGGCTTAACAGTGACATCTTCTGATGATAACTGGAACCTTATAGGAAATCCTTATCCTTCTGCTTTAGATGCAACTGCATTCTTATCTCATCCTGATAATGCAATTTTGGAAGGCTCTGTTCACATTTGGACACATTCAACTCAAATTGGTAATAATGGACAATCATTTTATACGCAATTTGGATCGTCTTATGATGCTAGTGATTACATTTCGTTCAACTTTTCTGGACCTAGTTATCCAGACACCTCATTTTCAGGAGATATCGCTTCAGGACAAGGCTTTTTTGTCATGGCATTAAATGATGATGAATCTGGAAATGTGACTTTTAATAACAGCATGCGAAGTAGAACGCAAAGCAATACTGATTTTTATAGAATGTCTGGCGAAAATCCAAACATTACAGATTCTAATGCTATAGAGCGTCACCGAATTTGGTTAGATTTAATTGATCCAAACAACGCATCATCAAACATATTAGTTGGTTATATTGAAGGCGCAACTCAAGAAAAAGACAGACTTTATGATGCTTACGCTAGAGAAGCTAACAGCTTAAGTTTGTATTCAAAAATTGGTAATGAACGCATGCTTATTCAAGGACGTGCTTTACCATTTAATGTAAACGACCAAATTCCTTTAGGAACAGTACTTCCTCAAGCTGGAGAATATACCATAGCTATCAATAAAGTAGATGGTTTATTTTTAGATGAAAGTCAAGACATCTATTTAGAAGATACTGTAGCTGGTATCATTCATGATTTGAGAGCTGCTCCATATACGTTTACTGCAACAGAATCGACTAACTATGACGATAGATTTATATTACAATATAAAAATAGCGCTTTAAGCATAACTGATTTTGATTTAAACACTGTAAGTATCGTTGCTCCAAAAGGAGACTATATAAAAATCAATTCTGATACGAGTCCTATTGATGCAGTAATTGTGTACGACCTTCTAGGAAGAACATTAATTAACGCAACTGCTATTAATACTTCAGAATTTGTGATACACAATCACAACCTTACAAGTGGAGCTTACATTGTTAATGTCACTTTAAGTAATGGACTTTCAAAAACACAAAAAGTAGTCTTAAAAGATTAA
- a CDS encoding 1-aminocyclopropane-1-carboxylate deaminase/D-cysteine desulfhydrase — translation MDKNLILTDNHVFIKPEYLSHPYVSGNKLRKLKYNLLDAKKQGEKTLLTFGGAFSNHIAAVAHAGQENGFQTIGVIRGEELKNFKTLNPTLSFSKTCGMRFKFVSRAQFRTKTSLSFIEELEQEFGDFFLIPEGGTNNLAVKGCEEILTEVHEEFDYVCCPVGTGGTISGLINSSHPSQKIIGFPALKGDFLREEIAKFVTKTNWDLITDYHFGGYAKINEDLIHFINEFKKTYDVPLDPIYTGKMMYGIYDLISKGYFEKDAKILAIHTGGLQGIEGMNAKLKQQNKPLIV, via the coding sequence ATGGATAAAAATCTTATTTTAACTGATAATCATGTTTTTATAAAGCCTGAATATCTAAGCCATCCTTATGTTTCTGGCAATAAATTGAGAAAGCTCAAGTATAACCTCCTTGATGCCAAAAAACAAGGTGAAAAGACGCTATTAACTTTTGGTGGCGCATTTTCAAATCATATTGCTGCAGTGGCTCATGCAGGACAAGAAAATGGGTTTCAAACGATAGGTGTGATTAGAGGTGAAGAGCTTAAAAATTTTAAAACTTTAAATCCCACGTTATCATTTTCTAAGACTTGTGGAATGCGGTTTAAGTTTGTGTCTAGAGCACAATTTCGCACTAAAACATCGCTCAGTTTTATTGAGGAACTTGAACAAGAATTTGGTGATTTTTTTCTCATCCCAGAAGGCGGAACTAATAATTTAGCAGTTAAAGGTTGTGAAGAAATTTTAACTGAAGTCCATGAGGAATTTGATTATGTCTGTTGCCCAGTAGGAACTGGAGGTACGATTTCTGGTTTAATAAACTCGAGTCATCCGTCTCAAAAAATTATTGGTTTTCCAGCATTAAAAGGTGATTTTTTAAGAGAAGAAATTGCTAAATTTGTAACGAAAACAAATTGGGATCTTATTACAGATTATCACTTTGGTGGTTATGCTAAAATAAATGAAGATTTAATTCATTTTATAAATGAATTTAAAAAGACGTATGATGTACCATTAGATCCGATTTATACTGGTAAAATGATGTATGGTATTTATGATTTGATTTCTAAAGGTTATTTTGAAAAAGATGCAAAGATTTTAGCAATTCATACAGGAGGTTTACAAGGAATTGAGGGAATGAATGCAAAGTTAAAACAACAAAATAAGCCCTTAATCGTTTAA
- a CDS encoding glucosaminidase domain-containing protein: MKRISIIFLMSLVVVSCSSKRKIVTKKKDNRQKTEKVSKPTSTVEPSTPNVPAKPTTYANAIEAYIANFSAIAKEEMRKYKIPASITLAQGILESGSGKGRLAVKANNHFGIKCHGWTGQKIYHDDDASQECFRKYEHAESSFEDHSAFLTTRGRYSKLFQLNEGDYKRWAKGLRAAGYATDRKYPEKLISLIERYQLYKFDNEVLGRAEVIRTNDKKSEFNHTVVKGDTLYSLSRTYNTSVDKLKLLNNLSDNELSIGQVLIIK; this comes from the coding sequence ATGAAGAGAATTAGTATTATTTTTTTAATGTCGCTTGTCGTTGTTAGTTGTAGCTCTAAGCGTAAAATTGTCACCAAAAAGAAAGACAATAGGCAAAAAACAGAAAAGGTGTCAAAACCAACGAGTACAGTAGAGCCTAGCACTCCAAATGTGCCTGCGAAACCTACAACTTATGCCAATGCTATTGAAGCTTATATTGCTAATTTTAGTGCCATTGCAAAAGAAGAAATGCGAAAATATAAAATACCAGCAAGCATTACGTTAGCTCAAGGGATTTTAGAATCGGGTTCAGGAAAAGGGCGTTTGGCTGTTAAAGCAAACAATCATTTTGGAATTAAATGCCATGGATGGACAGGTCAAAAAATTTATCATGATGATGATGCGTCTCAAGAGTGTTTTAGGAAATACGAACACGCAGAATCTTCCTTTGAAGACCATTCTGCATTTTTAACCACTCGTGGTCGTTATTCAAAATTATTCCAATTAAATGAAGGCGATTATAAAAGATGGGCTAAAGGCTTAAGAGCTGCTGGTTATGCTACAGACCGAAAGTATCCTGAAAAATTGATTAGTTTAATAGAACGCTATCAGCTTTATAAGTTTGATAATGAGGTTTTAGGAAGAGCAGAAGTGATTAGAACTAATGACAAAAAAAGTGAATTCAATCATACAGTAGTTAAAGGCGATACCTTGTATTCATTGTCTAGAACCTATAATACAAGTGTTGATAAACTTAAATTATTGAACAATCTTTCTGATAATGAATTATCAATCGGTCAGGTTTTGATTATAAAATAA
- the hemL gene encoding glutamate-1-semialdehyde 2,1-aminomutase yields the protein MLYKRSSALFKAAEQVIPGGVNSPVRAFKAVGGTPIFAKSAKGAYVYDEDDNRYIDYINSWGPMLLGHAFQPVVDAVIEKTKQGTSFGMPTEIETKIAELAVSMVPNIDKIRFVNSGTEACMSAVRLARGYTKKDKIIKFAGCYHGHSDAFLIQAGSGAVTFGSPNSPGVTEGTAKDTLLARYNDIDNVKSLIEANPNEISCIILEPVAGNMGCIPPKANFLQELRSLCDANAILLIFDEVMTGFRLAKGGCQELFGVDADIVCFGKVIGGGLPVGAFAAREEIMNHLAPIGNVYQAGTLSGNPLAMAAGLAMLESVNNDAELFQRLEEKTAYLHKGCSRVLTASGITHTINRIGSMISIHFAEGEVVDFESSAKGNNETFKSFFHGMLNEGIYIAPSAFETWFITDALSYKDLDETIAAVAKIAKTL from the coding sequence ATGTTATATAAAAGAAGTAGTGCGCTTTTTAAAGCTGCAGAACAGGTAATTCCTGGTGGTGTTAATTCTCCTGTAAGGGCTTTTAAAGCTGTTGGAGGAACTCCAATTTTTGCAAAATCTGCCAAAGGAGCTTATGTTTATGATGAAGATGATAATCGTTATATTGATTACATTAATTCTTGGGGACCAATGTTATTAGGTCATGCTTTTCAACCTGTGGTAGATGCCGTTATTGAAAAAACAAAGCAAGGTACATCGTTTGGAATGCCAACCGAAATTGAAACTAAAATTGCGGAGTTGGCAGTGTCAATGGTTCCAAATATTGACAAAATTCGTTTTGTGAATTCTGGAACTGAAGCTTGTATGAGTGCTGTTCGATTGGCTAGAGGTTATACTAAAAAAGATAAAATTATAAAATTTGCAGGCTGTTACCATGGTCATAGTGATGCCTTTTTAATTCAAGCTGGTAGTGGAGCTGTTACTTTTGGTAGTCCAAACAGTCCAGGAGTGACAGAAGGAACTGCAAAAGATACATTGTTGGCAAGGTATAATGACATTGATAATGTGAAATCACTTATTGAGGCCAATCCTAATGAAATTTCGTGTATAATTTTAGAGCCTGTTGCAGGTAATATGGGTTGTATTCCGCCAAAAGCTAATTTTTTACAAGAGCTAAGAAGTCTTTGCGATGCGAATGCTATTCTATTAATTTTTGATGAGGTAATGACAGGTTTCAGACTTGCCAAAGGTGGTTGTCAAGAATTGTTTGGAGTTGATGCCGATATTGTCTGCTTTGGTAAAGTTATTGGAGGCGGACTTCCAGTTGGTGCTTTTGCAGCTCGTGAAGAAATTATGAATCATTTAGCACCTATAGGAAATGTGTATCAGGCAGGAACATTAAGTGGTAATCCACTTGCAATGGCTGCAGGTTTAGCGATGTTAGAATCTGTAAATAATGATGCTGAGTTATTTCAACGTTTAGAAGAAAAAACAGCTTATTTGCATAAGGGCTGTTCAAGAGTTTTAACAGCATCTGGAATTACACATACTATAAATAGAATAGGTTCAATGATTTCAATACATTTTGCGGAAGGTGAAGTTGTCGATTTTGAGAGTTCTGCAAAGGGAAATAATGAGACATTTAAAAGCTTCTTTCATGGCATGCTAAATGAAGGAATTTATATAGCTCCAAGCGCTTTTGAAACTTGGTTTATAACAGATGCTCTTAGTTATAAGGATTTAGATGAAACGATAGCTGCTGTAGCAAAAATTGCAAAAACCTTATAA